The following is a genomic window from Sphingobacterium spiritivorum.
CAGACAGCAATAAGCCGGTTGATTTTCTTCGGCTATCAGCATTCCGCAGTACAGATCTCACAGTAGTAGCATCTTTCGTCGGCCTGTACACCGGATTTACACACAGTATCCGGGAAAAAGGTGTGAAAGCGGTATTACAATCTATTTTGGACTAATATTCTAACCAAATATAAATCATTAAAAAATTATGGAAACAAAACTTCGGAATGGCATACTGCCTTTTGCCATTGTAACCTTTATATATTTTATAGTCGGCTTTCTGACTACGGTAAATGAACAATTACAGGCTCCACTAAAATTTACTTTTCTCGCAGAAGCAGGTAGTCTGAAAAATACCTTTACTACTTTAATTTCATTCTTCTTCTTTTTAGGATATCTACTCAATGGTACCCTGGCGAGTAAATGGGTCAATGCCGCAGGCTATAAGAATACCTTGCTGCGTGGGTTGCTATTTATGATTTCGGGACTGCTTATGTACTTATGCTCTTCCTGGTTTGGCTATCAGTATCCGCATCTTGCCTTGCATTTTGCAGATGCAGCGCTCCCTTATGGATTTATAATATTTATTATCGGCTCCTATCTGATGGGAACTTCTGCCGCAGTGATACAGGTAGTGGTCAATCCCTACGTAGCTTCTTATGAATTGCCGGGTACTCAGGCAGTGCAACGACTGAATATTACTACAGCGATCAATTCCATCGGAACTACTTCTGCTCCGTTTTTTGTAACTGTAGTGATGTTTAGCGGAATCTCTATTGCCAATATCGAGATCAGACAATTGCTGATGCCACTGCTGGCGCTGATAGCCTGTGTGATAGTCGTCACCCTTATCACGCGTCAACTGCACCTTCCGGATATTGCTAATACACGTGCGGCATCCGGTGAAAAACTGGAAAGAAGTATCTGGTCATTCCGACACTTTGCATTAGGTGTCATGGCGATCTTTTTTTATGTAGGTACAGAAGTTGCCATAGGTGCAAATATCAATTTACATGCCTTTGAACTTATGGAATCCGGACAGCCGATGAGTTTTTTTGGTAAGACTGATATTATTATCGGAGGAGTTGATCTGGGAATACATGCCTTACTCTCTACCTTATACTGGGGAGGTTTTCTGGTCGGAAGAGCGATCTCCAGTTTTTTCAGTAAAATATCAGCAAAGACACAGTTGACAGTCACCACAATATTAGCGACCATACTGGCCATTATTGCTATGATTACACAAAATCTCTGGTTTTTGGTTGCGATCGGACTACTGCACTCTACAATGTGGAGCTGTATTTTTTCATTATCCATCAAAGGACTTAACAAGTACACTTCTAAAGCTTCCGGTGTATTTATCTCGGCCGTATTTGGTGGCGCCGTATTTACTTTGGTTCAGGGAGGACTGGCGGATATTCTCGGATCCTGGAGGTGGACATGGTCACTCACGGTTATCTGCGAACTGCTCATGCTTTCGTATGCCTTATTCGGTTCACGAATCAGACCCAAAGATATTGTAAACTGATATTTATAAACCACAGCTGAGGCTGTAACGCCATACATTCTTAACAACCCATTCAAAATGGTCAGATATAAATTATTGATATTGTTTTCAATGATCTTTGGAAACATGTGCCTGTACGGACAGGAAATACACTCTGCTTTACAATTGCGAAACAGTCACCTCTGGCGGGGAATAGAGGTGGCCACAGGTCTGGTGTATACAGGAGATATTCATGTAGATTATAAAAATTTTTATGGAGGATTCTGGGCCGGAGGTGATGCAGACGGATCCTACAAAGAATTTAACAATTATATCGGCTATAAGAACAAGCACCTCACAGTAGAGTTATGGGACATTTATAACTTCTCTCCGGAAGCTACTTATACTAATGATGAATTCTTTAATTATACAGCTGATGAAACCGGACGGTTTTGGGATCTTCGGTCCTATTATACAATCAGTGATCGTGTTCCTTTGGTATTGAGTTGGAATACCGTTGTATTTGGCCGTGATCGGAACAGCGGCAATACAGCCAATAAATATTCCAGTTTTGTTTCCGGAGAATATCC
Proteins encoded in this region:
- a CDS encoding MFS transporter, translated to METKLRNGILPFAIVTFIYFIVGFLTTVNEQLQAPLKFTFLAEAGSLKNTFTTLISFFFFLGYLLNGTLASKWVNAAGYKNTLLRGLLFMISGLLMYLCSSWFGYQYPHLALHFADAALPYGFIIFIIGSYLMGTSAAVIQVVVNPYVASYELPGTQAVQRLNITTAINSIGTTSAPFFVTVVMFSGISIANIEIRQLLMPLLALIACVIVVTLITRQLHLPDIANTRAASGEKLERSIWSFRHFALGVMAIFFYVGTEVAIGANINLHAFELMESGQPMSFFGKTDIIIGGVDLGIHALLSTLYWGGFLVGRAISSFFSKISAKTQLTVTTILATILAIIAMITQNLWFLVAIGLLHSTMWSCIFSLSIKGLNKYTSKASGVFISAVFGGAVFTLVQGGLADILGSWRWTWSLTVICELLMLSYALFGSRIRPKDIVN